TTTTAGCGACGGCTCATGCCTAAATAACCCGGGCGCAGGCGGTTGGGCATATATCCTAGAATACGGCAAACACACAAAAGAAGCAAGCGGAGCCGAAGCCATGACAACTAACAATCAAATGGAACTTAGGGCTGTTATCGAAGGGCTAAAAGCTCTAAAAGAGCCTTGCGTCGTTAAGCTTTACACCGATAGCTCATACGTGGCAAACGCGATAAACGAGTGGCTTGAGGGCTGGGCAAAAAAGGCATTTAAAAATGTAAAAAACGTCCCAATGTGGCAGGAGTTTTTAGAAATTTCAAAACCTCATGACATCCGTGCCACATGGGTTAAAGCTCACAACGGACATCCGCAAAATGAGCGTTGCGACACGCTGGCAAGGCAGGCAGCAACTAAGATAAAAGATGAAGGCAACCTATAAAAATGCAAAATTTAAAAGCACTTGAAGAAAAGCTGGGATACAAATTTAAAGAAATAAATAACCTAAAAAACGCGCTTACGCACAAAAGCTGCAAAAAAGGTAAAAACAACGAACGGCTTGAATTTTTAGGCGATGCAGTGATGGATCTGGTGATCGCTGATTACTTATTTCGCAAATTTAAAAACACTGACGAAGGCGATATGAGCAAGCTTCGCGCCGCACTTGTCAATGAAAAAAGCTTTGCAAATTTGGCAAGCTATCTGAATTTAGGCGAGCATATATTTATATCCGCAGCCGAAGAAAACAACGGCGGACGAGAGAAAATTTCGATACTATCAGACGCTTTTGAGGCGGTTATGGGCGCTATTTACATAGAAAGCGGCTTTGAGGAGGTTAATAGCGTAGCCATAAGGCTCTTTGAGATCTGCTATCCTGATATCGATCTTAAAAATTTGACCAAGGATTATAAAACGACTTTGCAAGAAATCACTCAAGCCAAGCTTGGCGTAACACCCGAATACAAGCTCGTGCGCTCATTTGGACCCGATCACAAGAAGGAATTTGAGATCGCGCTTTTGCTAAAAGA
This Campylobacter sp. RM16192 DNA region includes the following protein-coding sequences:
- the rnc gene encoding ribonuclease III gives rise to the protein MQNLKALEEKLGYKFKEINNLKNALTHKSCKKGKNNERLEFLGDAVMDLVIADYLFRKFKNTDEGDMSKLRAALVNEKSFANLASYLNLGEHIFISAAEENNGGREKISILSDAFEAVMGAIYIESGFEEVNSVAIRLFEICYPDIDLKNLTKDYKTTLQEITQAKLGVTPEYKLVRSFGPDHKKEFEIALLLKDVEISRAIGKSKKEAQQLAAKTAIEKIKDKS
- the rnhA gene encoding ribonuclease HI, yielding MKTVCLFSDGSCLNNPGAGGWAYILEYGKHTKEASGAEAMTTNNQMELRAVIEGLKALKEPCVVKLYTDSSYVANAINEWLEGWAKKAFKNVKNVPMWQEFLEISKPHDIRATWVKAHNGHPQNERCDTLARQAATKIKDEGNL